One part of the Granulicella arctica genome encodes these proteins:
- a CDS encoding DUF1440 domain-containing protein has protein sequence MSDTQLVAASHKRSLAKGLLAGLIGGLVATAAKSLMEKVYPPRTHGEPEPPAVLAEKLAGHPLDETTKTVATETIHWSFGALAGAVYGGVVEYYPAAAAKEGASFGLTLAALTHETALPAMGLSAEPEEQTTREKTSEMSSHVVFGLVTETVRRTIRKLL, from the coding sequence ATGAGTGATACACAGTTGGTAGCTGCGTCGCACAAGCGTTCGCTGGCAAAGGGTTTACTGGCAGGATTGATCGGCGGTCTTGTCGCGACGGCTGCGAAATCGTTGATGGAAAAGGTCTATCCTCCCAGAACACATGGAGAGCCGGAACCTCCAGCGGTGCTGGCGGAGAAGCTGGCCGGTCATCCGCTGGATGAGACCACGAAGACCGTCGCCACCGAGACCATTCATTGGTCCTTCGGCGCGTTGGCCGGCGCTGTGTACGGTGGCGTGGTGGAGTACTACCCGGCTGCCGCCGCAAAGGAAGGTGCAAGCTTTGGCCTAACCCTGGCGGCTCTGACACACGAGACCGCGCTTCCCGCCATGGGGCTCTCCGCCGAACCGGAAGAGCAGACTACGCGAGAGAAGACCAGCGAGATGAGTTCGCATGTCGTCTTCGGCCTCGTAACCGAGACTGTGCGGCGAACAATCCGGAAGCTCCTCTAG